In Epinephelus lanceolatus isolate andai-2023 chromosome 16, ASM4190304v1, whole genome shotgun sequence, one DNA window encodes the following:
- the ankrd28a gene encoding serine/threonine-protein phosphatase 6 regulatory ankyrin repeat subunit A isoform X1 — translation MRSERASRVCIVVLEEVEEDEPSSSPPPPRPKSSPDRRSHHASRRAAIKEDKPSLLRAIFNVDPDEVRSLIFEKEDVNFQDNEKRTPLHAAAYLGDAEIIELLILSGARVNAKDNKWLTPLHRAVASCSEDAVAVLLKHSADVNARDKNWQTPLHVAASNKAVRCAEALVPLLSNVNVSDRAGRTALHHAAFSGHVEMVKLLLSRGANINAFDKKDRRAIHWAAYMGHLEVVKLLVASGAEVDCKDKKAYTPLHAAASSGMSSTVHYLLSLGVHVNEINSYGNTPLHLACYNGQDVVVSELIEAGASVNQVNERGFSALHFASSSRQGALCQELLLAHGAHINMRSKDGKTPLHMAATHGRFSCSQALIQNGAEIDCEDKSRNTALHISARYGHELIITALIKHGANTSRRGIHGMFPLHLAALSGFSDCCRKLLSSGFDIDTADDFGRTCLHAAAAGGNLECLNLLLNIGADFNRKDNFGRTPLHYASANCNYQCVFALVGSGASINELDQRGCSPLHYAAAADIDGKCVEYLLRNDADPGVRDKKGYSAVHYASAYGRTLCLELMASETPLDVLMETSGTDILSDSESQAPVSPLHLAAYHGHCGALEVLLSSLLEVDVCSPDGRTPLSLACSKGHQECVSLLLHHGSSPMTRDYTHKKTAIHAAAMNGHPECLRLLMSNNDQHINVDVQDTNGQTPLMLAVLNGHAECVYSLLSQGASVEKQDRWGRTALHRGAVTGQEEIVEALLQRGASVCVRDIRGRSPVHLASACGRVGVLGALLQATTTPSHTQTHLTDNQGYTPLHWACYNGYDACVEVLLDQEVFKKIKGNSFSPLHCAVMSDNEGVAEMLIDCLGTAIVNTTDSKGRTPLHAAAFSDHVECVSLLLSHGAQANIVDAHTRRTPLMMAALNGQTNTVEMLVSSAKADLTLQDTDRNTALHLACSKGHETSALLILEKISDKNLINCTNTALQTPLHVAARKGLTVVVQELLRKGASVLAVDENGYTPALACAPNRDVADCLALILNSMMPTSPMVTIAALPAHSLTHTVINHHPTNNHISKGVAFDTPPPLRPDHASYCRPERLLSSVTADDELNDSDSETY, via the exons CCGTCGCTGTTGAGAGCCATCTTTAATGTGGACCCAGACGAAGTTCGCTCCCTCATATTTGAGAAAGAGGATGTCAACTTTCAG GACAACGAGAAGAGGACACCTCTGCATGCTGCAGCCTACCTGGGGGACGCTGAGATCATTGAACTGCTCATCCTCTCAG GAGCCAGAGTTAATGCCAAAGATAACAAGTGGTTGACTCCTCTTCACCGAGCTGTCGCCTCTTGTAGTGAG GATGCAGTGGCAGTGTTGCTGAAGCACAGTGCAGATGTTAACGCCCGTGACAAGAACTGGCAGACCCCGCTCCATGTTGCAGCTAGCAACAAGGCAGTCCGCTGTGCCGAGGCTTTGGTCCCGCTCCTTAGCAATGTTAATGTGTCTGACCGGGCGGGACGCACTGCCCTGCACCATGCTGCCTTCAGTGGACATGTAGAG ATGGTGAAGTTGCTGCTGTCAAGAGGAGCTAACATTAATGCATTTGACAAGAAGGACAGGAGAGCCATCCACTGGGCAGCCTACATGG GTCACCTGGAGGTGGTAAAGTTATTGGTGGCCAGTGGAGCAGAGGTTGACTGTAAGGACAAGAAAGCCTACACACCGCTCCACGCAGCCGCCTCCAGTGGCATGAGCAGCACAGTGCACTACCTGCTGAGCCTAGGGGTCCAT GTCAATGAGATAAACAGCTACGGCAACACCCCGCTCCATTTGGCCTGTTATAATGGACAGGACGTCGTGGTCAGTGAGCTCATCGAAGCAGGGGCCAGTGTCAACCAG GTGAATGAGAGGGGGTTTTCTGCTCTCCACTTTGCCTCCTCCTCACGCCAGGGAGCGCTGTgccaggagctgctgctggccCACGGAGCTCACATCAACATGCgg AGTAAGGATGGTAAGACTCCTCTCCACATGGCAGCTACGCATGGAAGGTTCTCCTGCTCTCAGGCCCTCATTCAAAATG GAGCTGAGATTGATTGTGAGGACAAGAGCAGAAACACTGCCCTTCACATCTCTGCCCGCTATGGCCATGAGCTCATCATCACGGCACTCATCAAACACGGAGCCAACACCTCCAG GAGAGGCATTCACGGGATGTTCCCTCTACACCTGGCAGCTCTCAGCGGCTTCTCAGATTGCTGCAGGAAGCTGCTGTCCTCAG GGTTTGACATAGACACCGCTGATGACTTTGGAAGGACCTGTCTacatgctgctgcagctggagg GAACCTGGAGTGTCTGAACCTGTTGTTAAACATAGGAGCGGACTTCAACAGGAAAGACAACTTTGGAAG GACTCCACTACACTATGCATCAGCCAACTGTAACTaccagtgtgtgtttgccttGGTGGGTTCCGGGGCAAGCATCAATGAGCTGGACCAGAGAGGCTGCAGTCCTCTGCACTacgctgctgcagctgacatTGATGGAAA aTGTGTGGAGTACCTGTTGAGGAACGATGCTGATCCAGGAGTGAGAGACAAAAAGGGTTACAGTGCAGTGCACTATGCCTCAGCGTACGGACGCACACTCTGCCTGGAACTG ATGGCAAGTGAGACACCTCTTGATGTG CTAATGGAGACATCTGGAACAGACATCCTGAGTGACTCCGAAAGCCAGGCCCCCGTCAGTCCCCTCCACCTAGCG GCTTACCATGGACACTGTGGAGCTTTAGAGGTCCTCTTGTCGTCCCTGCTGGAAGTGGATGTTTGCAGCCCAGATGGCCGGACCCCCCTGAGCCTGGCATGCTCCAAGGGTCACCAGGAGTGTGTCTCCTTGCTGCTGCACCACGGTTCCTCACCCATGACCCGAgactacacacacaaaaagacagcCATACATGCTGCAG CTATGAACGGCCACCCCGAGTGCCTGCGCCTGCTCATGAGCAACAATGACCAACATATTAACGTGGACGTTCAAGACACCAACGGaca GACTCCTCTGATGTTGGCAGTGCTGAATGGACACGCAGAGTGCGTGTACTCTCTACTCAGCCAAGGAGCCAGTGTAGAGAAGCAGGACCGCTGGGGGAGGACGGCACTACACCGAGGG GCGGTGACGGGCCAGGAGGAGATCGTGGAGGCCCTCCTCCAGCGGGGGgctagtgtgtgtgtcagagataTCCGGGGCCGCTCCCCTGTTCACCTGGCATCCGCTTGTGGCCGCGTGGGCGTCCTGGGTGCCCTGCTGCAGGCCACCACCACCccctcacacactcaaacacacctcACTGACAACCAGGGCTACACACCACTGCATTGGGCCTGCTACAACG GATACGATGCTTGTGTGGAGGTGTTGTTAGACCAGGAAGTGTTCAAGAAGATCAAGGGCAACTCTTTCAGTCCTCTGCACTGTGCTGT GATGAGCGACAACGAGGGAGTGGCGGAGATGTTAATCGACTGCTTGGGCACAGCTATCGTCAACACCACTGACTCCAAGGGCAG GACCCCCCTTCACGCTGCAGCTTTTTCTGACCACGTGGAGTGTGTTTCCCTTCTGCTGAGCCACGGAGCTCAGGCAAACATAGTTGATGCACACACGCGCAGGACACCACTTATGATGGCAGCTTTAAACGGACAGACCAATACTGTGG AGATGTTGGTGAGCAGCGCTAAAGCAGACTTAACACTACAGGATACAGACAGGAACACAGCGTTACATCTGGCTTGCAGCAAG GGTCATGAGACGAGTGCCTTGTTGATTCTGGAAAAGATCAGCGACAAGAACCTCATCAACTGCACCAATACTGCTCTCCAGAC GCCCCTGCACGTAGCAGCGAGGAAGGGATTGACAGTGGTGGTCCAGGAGCTGCTCAGGAAAGGAGCCAGTGTGTTAGCGGTGGATGAGAACG GTTACACTCCAGCTCTGGCCTGCGCTCCCAACCGTGATGTGGCCGACTGTCTGGCGCTCATCCTCAACTCCATGATGCCCACCTCCCCTATGGTCACCATAGCAGCTTTGCCCGCTCATTCTCTCACTCATACAGTCATCAACCACCACCCCACCAACAACCATATCTCCAAAGGAGTGGCGTTTGACACCCCACCCCCTCTGAGGCCCGACCACGCCTCCTACTGCAGACCGGAGCGCCTGCTGTCCTCTGTCACTGCAGACGATGAACTGAATGACTCAGATTCAGAGACGTACTGA
- the ankrd28a gene encoding serine/threonine-protein phosphatase 6 regulatory ankyrin repeat subunit A isoform X2 — MAVLKIQDQPSLLRAIFNVDPDEVRSLIFEKEDVNFQDNEKRTPLHAAAYLGDAEIIELLILSGARVNAKDNKWLTPLHRAVASCSEDAVAVLLKHSADVNARDKNWQTPLHVAASNKAVRCAEALVPLLSNVNVSDRAGRTALHHAAFSGHVEMVKLLLSRGANINAFDKKDRRAIHWAAYMGHLEVVKLLVASGAEVDCKDKKAYTPLHAAASSGMSSTVHYLLSLGVHVNEINSYGNTPLHLACYNGQDVVVSELIEAGASVNQVNERGFSALHFASSSRQGALCQELLLAHGAHINMRSKDGKTPLHMAATHGRFSCSQALIQNGAEIDCEDKSRNTALHISARYGHELIITALIKHGANTSRRGIHGMFPLHLAALSGFSDCCRKLLSSGFDIDTADDFGRTCLHAAAAGGNLECLNLLLNIGADFNRKDNFGRTPLHYASANCNYQCVFALVGSGASINELDQRGCSPLHYAAAADIDGKCVEYLLRNDADPGVRDKKGYSAVHYASAYGRTLCLELMASETPLDVLMETSGTDILSDSESQAPVSPLHLAAYHGHCGALEVLLSSLLEVDVCSPDGRTPLSLACSKGHQECVSLLLHHGSSPMTRDYTHKKTAIHAAAMNGHPECLRLLMSNNDQHINVDVQDTNGQTPLMLAVLNGHAECVYSLLSQGASVEKQDRWGRTALHRGAVTGQEEIVEALLQRGASVCVRDIRGRSPVHLASACGRVGVLGALLQATTTPSHTQTHLTDNQGYTPLHWACYNGYDACVEVLLDQEVFKKIKGNSFSPLHCAVMSDNEGVAEMLIDCLGTAIVNTTDSKGRTPLHAAAFSDHVECVSLLLSHGAQANIVDAHTRRTPLMMAALNGQTNTVEMLVSSAKADLTLQDTDRNTALHLACSKGHETSALLILEKISDKNLINCTNTALQTPLHVAARKGLTVVVQELLRKGASVLAVDENGYTPALACAPNRDVADCLALILNSMMPTSPMVTIAALPAHSLTHTVINHHPTNNHISKGVAFDTPPPLRPDHASYCRPERLLSSVTADDELNDSDSETY, encoded by the exons CCGTCGCTGTTGAGAGCCATCTTTAATGTGGACCCAGACGAAGTTCGCTCCCTCATATTTGAGAAAGAGGATGTCAACTTTCAG GACAACGAGAAGAGGACACCTCTGCATGCTGCAGCCTACCTGGGGGACGCTGAGATCATTGAACTGCTCATCCTCTCAG GAGCCAGAGTTAATGCCAAAGATAACAAGTGGTTGACTCCTCTTCACCGAGCTGTCGCCTCTTGTAGTGAG GATGCAGTGGCAGTGTTGCTGAAGCACAGTGCAGATGTTAACGCCCGTGACAAGAACTGGCAGACCCCGCTCCATGTTGCAGCTAGCAACAAGGCAGTCCGCTGTGCCGAGGCTTTGGTCCCGCTCCTTAGCAATGTTAATGTGTCTGACCGGGCGGGACGCACTGCCCTGCACCATGCTGCCTTCAGTGGACATGTAGAG ATGGTGAAGTTGCTGCTGTCAAGAGGAGCTAACATTAATGCATTTGACAAGAAGGACAGGAGAGCCATCCACTGGGCAGCCTACATGG GTCACCTGGAGGTGGTAAAGTTATTGGTGGCCAGTGGAGCAGAGGTTGACTGTAAGGACAAGAAAGCCTACACACCGCTCCACGCAGCCGCCTCCAGTGGCATGAGCAGCACAGTGCACTACCTGCTGAGCCTAGGGGTCCAT GTCAATGAGATAAACAGCTACGGCAACACCCCGCTCCATTTGGCCTGTTATAATGGACAGGACGTCGTGGTCAGTGAGCTCATCGAAGCAGGGGCCAGTGTCAACCAG GTGAATGAGAGGGGGTTTTCTGCTCTCCACTTTGCCTCCTCCTCACGCCAGGGAGCGCTGTgccaggagctgctgctggccCACGGAGCTCACATCAACATGCgg AGTAAGGATGGTAAGACTCCTCTCCACATGGCAGCTACGCATGGAAGGTTCTCCTGCTCTCAGGCCCTCATTCAAAATG GAGCTGAGATTGATTGTGAGGACAAGAGCAGAAACACTGCCCTTCACATCTCTGCCCGCTATGGCCATGAGCTCATCATCACGGCACTCATCAAACACGGAGCCAACACCTCCAG GAGAGGCATTCACGGGATGTTCCCTCTACACCTGGCAGCTCTCAGCGGCTTCTCAGATTGCTGCAGGAAGCTGCTGTCCTCAG GGTTTGACATAGACACCGCTGATGACTTTGGAAGGACCTGTCTacatgctgctgcagctggagg GAACCTGGAGTGTCTGAACCTGTTGTTAAACATAGGAGCGGACTTCAACAGGAAAGACAACTTTGGAAG GACTCCACTACACTATGCATCAGCCAACTGTAACTaccagtgtgtgtttgccttGGTGGGTTCCGGGGCAAGCATCAATGAGCTGGACCAGAGAGGCTGCAGTCCTCTGCACTacgctgctgcagctgacatTGATGGAAA aTGTGTGGAGTACCTGTTGAGGAACGATGCTGATCCAGGAGTGAGAGACAAAAAGGGTTACAGTGCAGTGCACTATGCCTCAGCGTACGGACGCACACTCTGCCTGGAACTG ATGGCAAGTGAGACACCTCTTGATGTG CTAATGGAGACATCTGGAACAGACATCCTGAGTGACTCCGAAAGCCAGGCCCCCGTCAGTCCCCTCCACCTAGCG GCTTACCATGGACACTGTGGAGCTTTAGAGGTCCTCTTGTCGTCCCTGCTGGAAGTGGATGTTTGCAGCCCAGATGGCCGGACCCCCCTGAGCCTGGCATGCTCCAAGGGTCACCAGGAGTGTGTCTCCTTGCTGCTGCACCACGGTTCCTCACCCATGACCCGAgactacacacacaaaaagacagcCATACATGCTGCAG CTATGAACGGCCACCCCGAGTGCCTGCGCCTGCTCATGAGCAACAATGACCAACATATTAACGTGGACGTTCAAGACACCAACGGaca GACTCCTCTGATGTTGGCAGTGCTGAATGGACACGCAGAGTGCGTGTACTCTCTACTCAGCCAAGGAGCCAGTGTAGAGAAGCAGGACCGCTGGGGGAGGACGGCACTACACCGAGGG GCGGTGACGGGCCAGGAGGAGATCGTGGAGGCCCTCCTCCAGCGGGGGgctagtgtgtgtgtcagagataTCCGGGGCCGCTCCCCTGTTCACCTGGCATCCGCTTGTGGCCGCGTGGGCGTCCTGGGTGCCCTGCTGCAGGCCACCACCACCccctcacacactcaaacacacctcACTGACAACCAGGGCTACACACCACTGCATTGGGCCTGCTACAACG GATACGATGCTTGTGTGGAGGTGTTGTTAGACCAGGAAGTGTTCAAGAAGATCAAGGGCAACTCTTTCAGTCCTCTGCACTGTGCTGT GATGAGCGACAACGAGGGAGTGGCGGAGATGTTAATCGACTGCTTGGGCACAGCTATCGTCAACACCACTGACTCCAAGGGCAG GACCCCCCTTCACGCTGCAGCTTTTTCTGACCACGTGGAGTGTGTTTCCCTTCTGCTGAGCCACGGAGCTCAGGCAAACATAGTTGATGCACACACGCGCAGGACACCACTTATGATGGCAGCTTTAAACGGACAGACCAATACTGTGG AGATGTTGGTGAGCAGCGCTAAAGCAGACTTAACACTACAGGATACAGACAGGAACACAGCGTTACATCTGGCTTGCAGCAAG GGTCATGAGACGAGTGCCTTGTTGATTCTGGAAAAGATCAGCGACAAGAACCTCATCAACTGCACCAATACTGCTCTCCAGAC GCCCCTGCACGTAGCAGCGAGGAAGGGATTGACAGTGGTGGTCCAGGAGCTGCTCAGGAAAGGAGCCAGTGTGTTAGCGGTGGATGAGAACG GTTACACTCCAGCTCTGGCCTGCGCTCCCAACCGTGATGTGGCCGACTGTCTGGCGCTCATCCTCAACTCCATGATGCCCACCTCCCCTATGGTCACCATAGCAGCTTTGCCCGCTCATTCTCTCACTCATACAGTCATCAACCACCACCCCACCAACAACCATATCTCCAAAGGAGTGGCGTTTGACACCCCACCCCCTCTGAGGCCCGACCACGCCTCCTACTGCAGACCGGAGCGCCTGCTGTCCTCTGTCACTGCAGACGATGAACTGAATGACTCAGATTCAGAGACGTACTGA